The following proteins are encoded in a genomic region of Candidatus Methylospira mobilis:
- a CDS encoding GtrA family protein yields the protein MSFLRFLLVGGISALVQFVVLALFLQSLGFEYRFSTAVAYIASVMFHFLANRYFTFQLRGVPRFDEVRRYMTIVAVNFIVTMVVTASTVEYLDFTPYMEVISAKGRTFELQSYTEALFPELDVSYFTTFIRELFSRIEGVNVAPYVGTFFSIVATIGIAFVSGKFWIFKQRGLL from the coding sequence ATGAGCTTTTTGCGCTTCCTTTTGGTAGGAGGTATTTCGGCACTTGTTCAATTCGTAGTGCTGGCGCTATTTTTACAGTCGCTGGGTTTCGAGTACCGGTTTTCAACTGCCGTTGCTTATATCGCTTCCGTGATGTTCCACTTTCTGGCGAATCGATATTTTACATTTCAATTGCGAGGCGTTCCTCGATTCGATGAGGTACGACGCTATATGACCATCGTAGCTGTTAATTTTATAGTGACAATGGTGGTGACAGCGTCAACGGTAGAGTATCTTGACTTTACACCTTATATGGAAGTTATCAGCGCCAAAGGCAGAACGTTCGAGCTGCAGTCCTACACTGAGGCGCTTTTCCCGGAACTTGATGTTTCCTATTTTACGACCTTTATAAGAGAATTATTTTCCAGAATTGAGGGTGTTAATGTCGCTCCTTACGTGGGAACTTTTTTTTCCATCGTTGCTACGATCGGCATAGCCTTTGTTTCCGGAAAAT
- a CDS encoding glycosyltransferase family 2 protein: MPDISIVVPVYKEEANIRPFLARVEAVFGRMGKSYEVIFALDPSPDRTEEIILEEINRNPNVKLMVFSRRFGQPAATMAGILGCSGDTCVVIDVDLQDQPELIEQMYAKLGEGYEVVYAKRRSRKGETLIKRIIAHAGYSLINKFSDVQIPRNTGDFRIMTRRVIEELRQLNETHGFLRGLVAYVGFKQAFIEYDRDERYAGKGNYNRLTGSLKIGLNGLISFSSQPLFIMSIGGFILAGLSFLLGAWYVIQKLIGFELTPGLPTTVLVVSFFAGVQLLGLGLIGEYVGRIYDEVKRRPMYIIDKKTNFD; encoded by the coding sequence GTGCCTGATATTTCTATAGTTGTCCCGGTCTACAAAGAAGAGGCCAATATACGCCCGTTTCTGGCAAGAGTGGAAGCCGTCTTTGGACGGATGGGTAAAAGTTACGAGGTTATTTTTGCTCTTGATCCTTCTCCTGACCGGACGGAGGAAATTATTCTCGAAGAGATAAACCGCAATCCCAATGTAAAACTGATGGTATTTTCGAGACGTTTCGGCCAGCCGGCGGCAACCATGGCCGGTATTCTCGGTTGTTCCGGCGACACCTGTGTAGTGATTGATGTTGATCTTCAGGATCAGCCGGAGCTGATCGAACAGATGTATGCCAAGCTAGGGGAAGGCTATGAGGTAGTCTACGCCAAACGCCGTTCGCGTAAAGGCGAAACATTAATTAAGCGGATAATCGCGCATGCAGGTTATTCGCTGATTAACAAGTTCAGCGATGTTCAGATTCCGCGCAATACGGGCGATTTTCGTATTATGACGCGCAGGGTTATCGAAGAGTTGCGCCAGTTGAATGAAACGCATGGATTTCTGCGCGGTCTCGTTGCCTATGTGGGTTTCAAGCAAGCCTTTATTGAATATGATCGCGACGAACGTTATGCCGGCAAGGGCAACTATAATCGTCTGACCGGTTCGCTCAAGATAGGGTTGAATGGGCTGATCAGCTTTAGTTCGCAGCCATTATTTATAATGTCGATTGGCGGTTTCATTCTGGCAGGCCTGAGTTTCCTGCTGGGTGCATGGTATGTAATTCAAAAGCTGATCGGATTCGAATTAACTCCCGGACTACCCACTACGGTATTGGTGGTAAGTTTCTTTGCCGGCGTGCAGTTGCTGGGGCTTGGGCTGATAGGCGAGTACGTCGGTCGGATTTACGATGAAGTAAAACGGCGGCCCATGTATATAATTGATAAAAAAACCAACTTTGATTGA